The Streptococcaceae bacterium ESL0729 genome has a segment encoding these proteins:
- a CDS encoding acyltransferase family protein, producing the protein MKNNKISWFSLIRVLGLVMVLFYHFFKNLLPGGFIGVDIFFVFSGYLITCLALRELLEDNNFQLVSYLKRRFLRIYPPLLLMVVTTLPLSLLLPGEYRANIGNQAMAALGFVTNIFEIKSGSSYESQFFPHFYVHTWTLSLEFLFYLTFGLGFWFLTSLLKKKKKGGKILNEMKFMILLVSIIGILVSIISLQVSYDPANPSATYYGGLSHFYPFFIGSLTAVFYGIHLTEGQKKSIAKFNRKKVFLLMLASIGGLIILAKTLTFATTFTFRGGLILTSFLTALLIITTRILNLLGKERKFTFFSYLADISYSVYLWHWPLWIVISYFLKSELLAGLVSLLVTVAISTFVYYFVEAWIHGKKLEQFLSLWKKPVLRYVSLASLTLILVGDVFTAVTAKPISDLEASVNAGELVQTTNKIKDIGRAGIQLDTIFSSIYQTSDFNNPASGLISDTEIVEKNAKYSDYAIASSDIKGGVTLIGDSVMLGDAQELSDNIPGALVDARVSRNYKAGEELFESLLKEGKLGKYVVIGLGTNPMGGSEPEYINKIIDALPEGSRLVFIIPYNAKNPTDVLINTQNYLRSLPEKYDFVTIYDWPDDAKNYINELEDGIHLVYGKNLRRVYTSGLIKSLNKAASQPAK; encoded by the coding sequence ATGAAAAATAATAAAATAAGTTGGTTTTCTTTAATCAGGGTTTTGGGCCTTGTAATGGTCCTTTTTTACCATTTTTTTAAGAATCTTCTACCGGGTGGATTTATAGGGGTTGACATCTTCTTTGTCTTCTCGGGATATTTGATAACTTGTTTGGCCCTGAGGGAACTTTTAGAAGATAATAATTTCCAGCTTGTAAGCTACCTGAAGCGGCGATTTTTAAGGATTTATCCTCCATTATTGTTAATGGTTGTGACGACCTTACCCTTAAGTCTTCTGCTTCCTGGTGAGTACCGGGCAAATATTGGTAACCAGGCCATGGCTGCCCTGGGATTTGTAACTAATATTTTTGAGATAAAATCAGGTTCTTCCTATGAAAGCCAATTTTTCCCTCATTTTTACGTCCATACCTGGACCCTATCCCTTGAATTTTTATTTTACCTGACCTTTGGTCTAGGTTTTTGGTTCCTAACATCTCTTTTAAAGAAGAAGAAAAAGGGCGGAAAAATTCTTAATGAAATGAAGTTTATGATTCTACTGGTATCGATTATCGGTATTTTAGTAAGTATCATAAGCTTGCAAGTTTCTTATGATCCAGCCAACCCAAGTGCAACTTACTACGGGGGGCTTAGTCATTTTTATCCCTTCTTTATTGGGTCTTTGACTGCCGTTTTCTACGGTATCCATCTGACTGAAGGCCAAAAGAAGAGCATTGCAAAATTCAATAGGAAGAAAGTCTTCCTTCTTATGCTTGCATCTATTGGTGGCCTGATAATCCTAGCCAAGACCTTAACATTTGCGACAACCTTTACCTTTAGGGGTGGATTGATCCTTACTTCATTTTTAACGGCACTTTTGATTATCACAACAAGGATTCTAAATCTTTTAGGCAAGGAGCGGAAGTTTACCTTCTTTAGCTACCTGGCAGATATTTCTTACTCAGTCTACTTATGGCACTGGCCCCTATGGATTGTAATATCTTATTTCCTTAAAAGTGAGCTTCTGGCAGGACTTGTGAGCTTACTTGTGACGGTTGCTATTTCAACCTTTGTTTACTACTTTGTTGAAGCTTGGATTCACGGTAAGAAGCTTGAGCAGTTTTTAAGCCTATGGAAGAAGCCAGTCCTTAGGTATGTGAGCCTAGCTTCCTTGACCCTCATCCTTGTGGGAGATGTCTTTACAGCTGTAACAGCCAAGCCAATATCAGACCTTGAGGCTTCCGTTAATGCAGGTGAGCTTGTCCAAACAACCAATAAAATTAAGGATATTGGACGGGCTGGTATCCAGCTTGACACGATTTTTTCAAGTATCTACCAGACCAGTGACTTTAATAACCCAGCAAGTGGCCTTATTTCAGATACGGAGATTGTTGAAAAGAATGCTAAGTATTCTGACTATGCGATTGCAAGTAGTGATATCAAGGGTGGTGTGACCCTCATTGGGGACTCGGTTATGCTTGGAGATGCCCAGGAGTTAAGCGACAACATACCTGGTGCCCTGGTTGATGCCAGGGTAAGTAGGAATTACAAGGCAGGAGAGGAGCTCTTTGAGAGCCTCCTTAAGGAAGGTAAGCTCGGTAAGTACGTTGTTATTGGTCTTGGAACCAATCCCATGGGCGGTAGTGAACCTGAATACATCAACAAGATTATTGATGCCCTACCTGAAGGTAGTCGCCTGGTCTTCATTATTCCCTACAATGCCAAAAATCCAACAGATGTTTTGATTAATACGCAAAACTATTTGAGGAGCCTACCTGAAAAGTATGATTTTGTAACTATTTATGACTGGCCAGATGATGCTAAAAATTATATTAATGAGCTTGAAGATGGAATCCATCTGGTTTACGGTAAAAACCTAAGAAGAGTTTATACAAGTGGCCTCATTAAGAGCCTGAACAAGGCAGCTAGTCAACCAGCTAAATAA